TTTAGCTTCTCTCTAAAACCTTTTTACCTTTCTTAAAAACTCTTCACTTGTCCTCGATATAACATCTATAACAGAGTCTATATCGATACTCTTTATAGAGGCTATAACTCTATATAGCTCTAATACCATCTTTGGATGCATATCAATACCCCTATACCTATATGGTGCATCACTCTCAAGAAGCATAACCTCTAGTGGAGCTGCTCTAACTATCTCTCTATGCTTCTCCTGTATAGATATTGCAGGATTAATAGTAATTCTATACCCCCTATCAGCTATCTCCTTCAAAAGCTCTATAGGACCTGTATACCAATGGATTATAGCTAGAGATATATCGTATCTATATAGAAGCTCTAATGCTTCTCTCCAAGCACCTGCAGCATGTATATTGACAACAAGATTTCTATCCCTTGCAATACTGAGAAACATCTTCAGAATCTCTATCTGTTTATCAAATGTTTCATATCTAAACTTCTTATCAAGTCCTATCTCTCCTAGAACCATAACATCTCTAGCCTCAATAACATCAATAATATTTCTAGCCTCCTGTAACGAGCTATCCCCTACATTCCATGGATGTAGCCCTACAGCAGGTATAACCCATGGAAATCTTCTACTGAGATCAAGAGTCCTTAGAGAAGATTTATAGTCATCACTAACAGCAAGGACGTATATACCAAGACTTGCAATATCGTTTTCTATAGATTCCTCGCTATATTCATGAAGGTGGCAATGTGCATCAAGAACCACCCTGCTTCTTGCCGATGACAAATTCCCTCACCTTATTACTAGGTATAT
Above is a genomic segment from Ignisphaera aggregans DSM 17230 containing:
- a CDS encoding TatD-related deoxyribonuclease (COGs: COG0084 Mg-dependent DNase~InterPro IPR001130~KEGG: hbu:Hbut_1244 DNase~PFAM: TatD-related deoxyribonuclease~SPTR: A2BM65 Predicted DNase~PFAM: TatD related DNase~TIGRFAM: hydrolase, TatD family), with protein sequence MVLDAHCHLHEYSEESIENDIASLGIYVLAVSDDYKSSLRTLDLSRRFPWVIPAVGLHPWNVGDSSLQEARNIIDVIEARDVMVLGEIGLDKKFRYETFDKQIEILKMFLSIARDRNLVVNIHAAGAWREALELLYRYDISLAIIHWYTGPIELLKEIADRGYRITINPAISIQEKHREIVRAAPLEVMLLESDAPYRYRGIDMHPKMVLELYRVIASIKSIDIDSVIDVISRTSEEFLRKVKRF